The following coding sequences lie in one Variovorax terrae genomic window:
- a CDS encoding alpha/beta hydrolase yields MTPDSPSAPLTPQMRSVIDRMARAGHPPLYTLTPQQAKAAYEAGAGVLEVPKAPLARVEDFSLPARDGAALPARLYAPSREVLPVLLYFHGGGFTIGSIASHDVLCRELSRLAGCAVVSLDYRLAPEHRFPTATQDAWDALAWLAAQAPALGVDASRLAVGGDSAGGTLAAMCAVLARDAGLPLALQLLFYPGCAAHQDTPSHQRFAQGLVLEEPLITWFFNQYIRTPADRDDWRFAPLNAPDVDGVAPAWFGLAECDPLVDEGVMYADKLRAAGVAVDLEIYRGVTHEFIKMGRALPEARQAHADAARALQTAFSR; encoded by the coding sequence ATGACCCCCGATTCCCCCTCCGCGCCGCTGACGCCGCAGATGCGCAGCGTGATCGACCGCATGGCGCGCGCCGGCCACCCGCCGCTCTACACGCTGACGCCGCAGCAGGCCAAGGCCGCCTACGAGGCGGGGGCGGGCGTGCTGGAGGTGCCCAAGGCCCCGCTGGCCCGGGTGGAGGACTTCAGCCTCCCCGCGCGCGACGGCGCGGCCTTGCCGGCGCGCCTGTATGCGCCGTCGCGCGAGGTGCTGCCGGTGCTGCTGTACTTTCACGGCGGCGGCTTCACCATCGGCAGCATCGCCTCGCACGACGTGCTGTGCCGCGAGCTGAGCCGGCTGGCCGGCTGCGCGGTGGTGTCGCTCGACTACCGGCTGGCGCCGGAGCACCGATTCCCGACCGCGACGCAGGACGCCTGGGACGCGCTGGCCTGGCTGGCCGCGCAGGCCCCGGCGCTGGGCGTGGACGCCAGCCGCCTCGCCGTGGGCGGCGACAGCGCGGGCGGCACGCTGGCCGCGATGTGCGCCGTGCTGGCGCGCGATGCCGGCCTGCCGCTGGCGCTGCAACTGCTGTTCTACCCGGGCTGCGCCGCGCACCAGGACACGCCCTCGCACCAGCGCTTCGCCCAGGGCCTGGTGCTGGAGGAGCCGCTCATCACCTGGTTCTTCAACCAGTACATCCGCACGCCGGCCGACCGCGACGACTGGCGTTTCGCGCCGCTGAACGCGCCGGATGTGGACGGCGTGGCGCCGGCCTGGTTCGGCCTGGCCGAATGCGACCCGCTGGTGGACGAGGGTGTGATGTACGCCGACAAGCTGCGCGCCGCCGGCGTGGCCGTGGACCTGGAGATCTACCGCGGCGTGACCCATGAATTCATCAAGATGGGGCGAGCCCTCCCCGAGGCGCGGCAGGCTCATGCCGATGCCGCGCGCGCCCTGCAGACTGCTTTTTCACGCTGA
- a CDS encoding phospholipase has product MKALRLYAGPAARRHIEQHGLRPQDVRVIPGAAGGPKGLILGPLDRFLFGDWLAGSTHEVHLVGASIGAWRMATACLNDPAAAFERLEHDYIHQHYELPPGRKRPTAEQVSREFGQNLQAFYGGRIGEVLNHPRYRLHIVTSRGRHILGREGSARTPLGYLGAFLTNTVRRKAMGAWLERVVFSAPAGASQPSAPHGAPLPFSTSDYRTRQVRLSEANFQPALQASCSIPFVLQAIHDIPGAPPGAYWDGGITDYHLHLDYRPAAPPQSAVGEGAPGLVLYPHFQRNVVPGWLDKGLAWRHGATPFLDSMLVLAPDPQWVKRLPNGKLPDRTDFTRYGMDWRARAKAWGAAVAASQQLAEEWQAWLAQPRPEQIAVL; this is encoded by the coding sequence CTGATCCTGGGCCCGCTGGACCGCTTCCTCTTCGGCGACTGGCTGGCCGGCAGCACGCACGAGGTGCACCTCGTGGGCGCCTCCATCGGCGCCTGGCGCATGGCCACGGCCTGCCTGAACGACCCGGCCGCGGCCTTCGAGCGGCTCGAACACGACTACATCCACCAGCACTATGAGCTGCCGCCCGGGCGCAAGCGCCCGACGGCCGAGCAGGTGAGCCGCGAGTTCGGCCAGAACCTGCAGGCGTTCTACGGCGGGCGCATCGGCGAGGTGCTGAACCACCCGCGCTACCGGCTGCACATCGTCACCTCGCGCGGGCGCCACATCCTGGGCCGCGAAGGCTCGGCGCGCACGCCGCTGGGCTACCTTGGCGCCTTTCTCACCAACACCGTGCGCCGCAAGGCCATGGGCGCCTGGCTGGAGCGCGTGGTGTTTTCGGCGCCCGCGGGGGCGAGCCAGCCATCGGCTCCGCATGGCGCGCCGTTGCCTTTTTCCACCAGCGACTACCGCACGCGCCAGGTGCGGCTGAGCGAGGCCAACTTCCAGCCGGCGCTGCAGGCGAGCTGCTCCATTCCCTTCGTGCTGCAGGCGATCCACGACATTCCCGGCGCGCCGCCCGGCGCCTACTGGGACGGCGGCATCACCGACTACCACCTGCACCTGGACTACCGCCCGGCCGCGCCGCCGCAATCTGCGGTGGGCGAGGGCGCGCCGGGCCTGGTGCTGTACCCGCACTTCCAGCGGAACGTGGTGCCCGGCTGGCTCGACAAGGGCCTGGCGTGGCGCCACGGCGCCACGCCGTTCCTCGATTCCATGCTGGTGCTGGCGCCCGACCCTCAATGGGTGAAGCGCCTGCCCAACGGCAAGCTGCCCGACCGCACCGATTTCACGCGCTACGGCATGGACTGGCGCGCCCGCGCCAAGGCCTGGGGCGCGGCCGTGGCGGCCAGCCAGCAGCTGGCCGAGGAGTGGCAGGCCTGGCTGGCGCAGCCCCGGCCGGAGCAGATCGCCGTGCTGTGA
- a CDS encoding YbgC/FadM family acyl-CoA thioesterase, with product MKRQDFRFFHRLRVRWAEVDMQKIVFNAHYLMYFDTAVADYWRALALPYEEAMHRLGGDLYVKKATVEFHASARMDDRIDVGLQCARIGNSSMVFLGGIFRDEELLITGELIYVFADPATQTSRPVPPALRELLAGYEAGETVADVRLGSWAELGADAAQVRTEVFVQEQRIPADMEWDAADQTALHAVACNRLGQPVATGRLLQPAPGVGQIGRMAVARVLRGTHLGRDIVHALVEFARQRGDHEVLLHAQRSAEGFYARQGFAPRGEPFEEVGIAHIEMVLPLRAA from the coding sequence ATGAAACGACAGGACTTCCGATTCTTCCACCGCCTGCGCGTGCGCTGGGCCGAAGTGGACATGCAGAAAATCGTGTTCAACGCCCACTACCTGATGTACTTCGACACCGCGGTGGCCGACTACTGGCGTGCGCTGGCGCTGCCCTACGAGGAGGCCATGCACCGGCTCGGCGGCGACCTGTACGTGAAGAAGGCCACCGTGGAGTTCCACGCCTCGGCCCGCATGGACGACCGGATCGACGTGGGCCTGCAGTGCGCGCGCATCGGCAATTCGTCCATGGTGTTCCTGGGCGGCATCTTCCGCGACGAGGAACTGCTGATCACCGGCGAGCTGATCTACGTGTTTGCCGACCCGGCCACGCAGACCTCCCGCCCCGTGCCGCCCGCGCTGCGCGAGTTGCTGGCGGGGTATGAAGCCGGCGAGACGGTCGCCGATGTCCGGCTGGGCTCCTGGGCCGAGCTGGGTGCCGACGCCGCCCAGGTGCGCACGGAGGTGTTCGTGCAGGAGCAGCGCATTCCCGCGGACATGGAGTGGGACGCGGCCGACCAGACGGCGCTGCACGCCGTGGCCTGCAACCGGCTGGGCCAGCCGGTGGCCACCGGGCGCCTGCTGCAGCCCGCGCCCGGCGTGGGCCAGATCGGCCGCATGGCCGTGGCCCGGGTGTTGCGCGGAACGCACCTGGGCCGTGACATAGTGCACGCCCTGGTCGAGTTCGCCCGGCAGCGCGGCGACCACGAGGTGCTGCTGCACGCCCAGCGCAGCGCCGAGGGGTTCTATGCCCGGCAGGGCTTTGCGCCCCGGGGCGAGCCCTTCGAGGAAGTGGGCATCGCGCACATCGAAATGGTGCTGCCGCTGCGCGCTGCATGA
- a CDS encoding iron-containing alcohol dehydrogenase, whose amino-acid sequence MAFIYYVTQVQFDFGAIQLLKQECGRVGISRPLIVTDPGVKAAGILQKALDALPGLPVAVFDQTPSNPTEAAVRAAVEVYQANACDGLIAVGGGSAIDCAKGVAIAATHEGPLTTYATIEGGSAKITERVAPLIAVPTTSGTGSEVARGAILIVDDHRKLGFHSWHLVPRTAICDPELTLGLPPKLTAATGMDAIAHCMETFMAPAFNPPADGIALDGLHRGWAHIERATKDGSDREARLNLMSASMQGAMAFQKGLGCVHSLSHSLGGVDPRLHHGTLNAMFLPAVVRFNAGADSVQREQRLDRIAQAMGLASGSDIPDAIRDMNARLGLPTGLAAMGVRPEQFGQIIQGALADHCHKTNPRLASAQEYEAMLAASM is encoded by the coding sequence ATGGCATTCATCTACTACGTGACACAGGTTCAGTTCGATTTCGGCGCGATCCAGCTGCTGAAGCAGGAATGCGGGCGCGTCGGCATCAGCCGGCCGCTGATCGTGACCGACCCCGGCGTCAAGGCCGCCGGCATTTTGCAAAAGGCGCTCGACGCCCTGCCCGGCCTGCCCGTGGCGGTGTTCGACCAGACCCCCTCCAACCCGACCGAGGCCGCCGTGCGCGCCGCGGTCGAGGTCTACCAGGCGAATGCCTGCGACGGCCTGATCGCCGTGGGTGGCGGCAGCGCGATCGACTGCGCCAAGGGCGTGGCCATCGCCGCCACGCACGAGGGCCCGCTGACCACCTACGCCACCATCGAAGGCGGCTCCGCGAAGATCACCGAGCGCGTGGCGCCGCTGATTGCCGTGCCCACCACCAGCGGCACCGGCAGCGAAGTGGCGCGCGGCGCCATCCTGATCGTGGACGACCACCGCAAGCTCGGCTTCCACTCCTGGCATCTCGTGCCCAGGACGGCCATCTGCGACCCCGAGCTCACGCTCGGCCTGCCGCCGAAGCTGACCGCGGCCACCGGCATGGACGCCATCGCGCACTGCATGGAGACCTTCATGGCGCCGGCCTTCAACCCGCCGGCCGACGGCATCGCGCTCGACGGCTTGCACCGCGGCTGGGCCCACATCGAGCGCGCCACGAAGGATGGCAGCGACCGCGAGGCCCGCCTCAATCTCATGAGCGCCAGCATGCAGGGCGCCATGGCCTTCCAGAAGGGCCTGGGCTGCGTGCACTCGCTGAGCCACAGCCTGGGCGGCGTGGACCCGCGCTTGCACCATGGCACGCTCAACGCCATGTTCCTGCCGGCCGTGGTGCGCTTCAACGCCGGCGCCGACTCGGTGCAGCGCGAACAGCGCCTCGACCGCATAGCCCAGGCCATGGGGCTGGCTTCGGGCAGCGACATCCCCGACGCCATCCGCGACATGAACGCCCGCCTCGGCCTGCCCACCGGCCTCGCGGCCATGGGCGTGCGGCCCGAGCAGTTCGGCCAGATCATCCAGGGCGCCCTGGCGGACCATTGCCACAAGACCAATCCGCGGCTGGCCAGCGCGCAGGAGTACGAGGCCATGCTGGCGGCCTCGATGTGA